The Salmo salar chromosome ssa06, Ssal_v3.1, whole genome shotgun sequence sequence CCATCAACATTACCCATTTGATCCATACACAGTGGAATAATGTCAAATAAGCTTTTTAGCTCTACCGACAACATCCATTTGCTACTCTCCCACCACTCGTTCTTCTTCCCGCTCCCCTCTTTTTCTTCACCTCTCCTCTAGGGCGAAGGGCTCCCGAACTTGGcactcagcttggtgatgagggCCATGACCTTGGGGTTACCCTGGTACTTGGCGATGTTAGCTGGGTTCTGAGCCACATCCTGGAAAGCTGCCATCACCTCAGGGTCCTTAAGAAAACACACAAGAGAGATGGGATTAGATATGGATACTGACATGGAATCCAAGGGCTAACtgtaaaactgcaaacatttcaatTTAAGGAGGGTCGTACCTTCATGGCGTTGAGCACCTCCGGGTCGTTAAAGAGCTCTCCCAGACCAGGCATGCCGAAAGGAGAGCCTCCAGCCCCACCTGGGAAACTGCCAGCCCCCCCTGGGAAACCGCCAGCCCCCCCTGGGAAACCGCCAGCCCCCCCTGGGAAACCGCCAGCACCCCCTGGGAAACCGCCAGCACCTACAGCATGAGACAAGGAACCCAGGATTAATGCGACTACAGGGCTCCAATGGACCCTTGGGTGATGGTCAGATAATGTAAAGCAGTGGTCACCAGCCCAGGTAATTGAGAATTACAAGGCCAGGGATTACAGGCTTTTGTTCAAGCCCTGCACTAACaaacctgattgagctaatcaacTTATCTTCAAGACATTTCATGAACCCATATTCCCTCTCTTACCTGGGAAACCTGGGAAGCCACCTCCTCCTGCTGCTTGTCTAGCCTCCTCCTCCTatgcagagttaaaaaaaaatgtttacgttGAGAAACTATTTTGAAATGATTCTTCTCTCTGTTCTTGCACCAAACACTCACCCTCTGAGCTTTCTCATGCTCTTCCCTCGCTTTCTTtaccctctccttcctgtccttGATTTCTCGCTCCTCCCTCTTGCGCTCATACTTGCGCCGGTGCTCAATGATTTTGTTAGCCTGAGTAGAGAAAGAGCAGGAGTTGAAAGTCAGACCAGAACACACTGATTGACCAGACAACCTTGAAACTGCGCTGGTTTCAAAAAGACAAGTTAGTGGCTGGGTACCTTGGGCTGGACCTCTTTCAGCATGGCGCTGGCGTCCTCGTCGTAGTCCAGTTTGCAGGCAGTGGCCAGGTCCTTCGCTGCCTCCTCCCAGTGCCCCAGCAACCTGACAAACGAAGAGGAAAGAGACTCAATCAAAGTACTGTATTAGGGGTGTGCCAAAATGGCCATACTCATAATCCCATCTGTAAATTATTTACTTTTAACTACGGAATTATTAGATGTTGACAAAATACCTCCTTACACATTCACTGCAAAATAAAGCTGCAGATTAGGAGCAGCGCgcagaggtgtgtgtctgtgtcctcaACTTGCAGCAGGCAGCCAAGTTCGCTGACACTCAGTCAGAATGCCCATCAGCGGTTCATCTTTTTTCCTCCCTACCCATGCCTCGCATGTTAGATATTATGCACATTGATAGCTTGATAGCAAATGTCCTCGCCATGTGATTTATCATGGTAGCATGCAGCAGCAATCTAAATGATCAGACCGAAAAATATGCAAGAAAAACTGATCTGGTGAAATTTGGACAGAGAAATACAGCTTCactctatccaatcagagcagcATGATCAACGTACAGCCAGGCCTTTTCTTTAGACAGACAGCCAGTTGAGCTATTTAGACCATGTAGAACCTTGCACATGACTGACTAACTTGAGAAAGATGTGTGCTGACACTCAAATTTCTTTTTTCCGATCAcggataatttaaaaaaaatactccgATCACAATCGTATCCCAAAAATTGCCCATATCCCTTACGATACTCATTTTGTACGACTACTCGGCACCCCCCTATATTGTATTACTTATAAATCATATACAACTGCATTATGTCTGATGAGTTTGAATATGCAGCCTATCTAGCAGCATACTTGTGAGCTTTCCCCCTCCACTTGTAGGGCTGTGCAGAATCTGGGTTGATTTCAATGGCTCTGTCGCAGTCCCGCTTAGCTGCATTGGGTTTCTGCATCTGGATGTAGACGCTGGCAAAGAACATACGTCAGTCTGTATGAATACTACGTGATCATGTACTAGAGCACATCATGTGGTATGGCATTGTTAAGTCTAGCAGTGGGACTCACCTAGCCCTCTTGGCATACATGATAGCTACCCGTGGATTGAGTTTGATGGCTTCAGTGAAGAGGTCCAGGGCTTTCTGCAAGTCACCTGTATTTGACAGCACCAAAAAGTGATAATTATAACCACTGGTCATTAAAATGTCTTCCCGATTTACTACAAGGTCAGTGCAATATCAATGCAAGAACCTTAGAACAACCAACCCACCTTCTCCTAACGCTTCGATAGCTTCCATCTTCTTCTCGTTGGCTTGGTCCATCATTTCCTCTGTCACCTAAAGGAACAAGAACACACTATTTATCTGCAAGACATATGAGATGCCATGTGGTCTTCTGCTTTGGCTGGGA is a genomic window containing:
- the LOC106607171 gene encoding hsc70-interacting protein, which produces MDPRKVHELKAFVKLCDENPSILHLPELGFLRAWLQGMGATIPQAPQNDSSCKGGCPCAGAPPPASAPEPHAPSESEESELEIDQDGVIEPDTDEPQEMGDLENLEVTEEMMDQANEKKMEAIEALGEGDLQKALDLFTEAIKLNPRVAIMYAKRASVYIQMQKPNAAKRDCDRAIEINPDSAQPYKWRGKAHKLLGHWEEAAKDLATACKLDYDEDASAMLKEVQPKANKIIEHRRKYERKREEREIKDRKERVKKAREEHEKAQREEEARQAAGGGGFPGFPGAGGFPGGAGGFPGGAGGFPGGAGGFPGGAGSFPGGAGGSPFGMPGLGELFNDPEVLNAMKDPEVMAAFQDVAQNPANIAKYQGNPKVMALITKLSAKFGSPSP